Proteins co-encoded in one Flavobacterium sp. M31R6 genomic window:
- a CDS encoding peptidoglycan DD-metalloendopeptidase family protein, with protein MTPLETLFLDLNDIKVIDSAIPYSEYTPLDLSASNLELNQLNITDSSQFEAYIEHLLAKNKAKVTYGGYNEIRNLYKRSAVFNDLNTEERNIHIGLDLWIKAGTAVLAALDGKVHSFQYNNNLGDYGPTIILQHKLENHVFYTLYGHLSLESIANLKVGDFFSKGQQLATLGDASVNGDYSPHLHFQIIKDIKENFGDYPGVCSKSKLDYYLENCPDPNLLLKIY; from the coding sequence ATGACACCCTTAGAAACTTTATTTTTAGATTTAAATGACATCAAAGTAATCGATAGCGCTATTCCCTATTCGGAATACACACCATTAGATTTATCGGCTTCCAATCTGGAATTGAATCAACTGAATATTACTGATTCTTCACAATTTGAAGCTTATATCGAACATTTATTAGCTAAAAACAAAGCAAAAGTCACATATGGTGGTTACAATGAAATTCGTAATTTGTATAAACGAAGTGCTGTCTTTAATGATCTAAATACAGAGGAACGAAACATTCACATCGGATTGGATTTATGGATTAAAGCTGGCACTGCTGTTTTGGCTGCTCTAGACGGAAAAGTACATAGTTTTCAATACAACAATAACCTGGGTGATTACGGTCCTACCATAATTCTACAACACAAATTGGAAAACCATGTTTTTTATACTTTATATGGTCACTTGTCTTTAGAAAGTATTGCGAATCTGAAAGTTGGTGATTTTTTTTCAAAAGGACAACAATTGGCAACATTGGGCGATGCAAGTGTAAATGGTGATTATTCCCCACATTTGCATTTCCAGATTATTAAAGACATAAAAGAAAATTTCGGTGATTATCCAGGAGTTTGCAGTAAAAGCAAATTGGATTATTATTTGGAAAATTGTCCAGATCCCAATCTGCTATTGAAAATTTACTAA